The proteins below are encoded in one region of Telopea speciosissima isolate NSW1024214 ecotype Mountain lineage chromosome 10, Tspe_v1, whole genome shotgun sequence:
- the LOC122643808 gene encoding uncharacterized protein LOC122643808, with the protein MATWVSGESRRKRVRVLLFLISFYLMPLIPFSCSAAEMPISRHKLEVQNHLKRLNKPAVKSIKSPDGDIIDCVHASNQPAFDHPSLKNHTIQMRPSFHPEGLFDKNKATTKSEQSSNSITQLWHFSGRCPEGTIPIRRTTKDDILRASSVERFGMKKHTTIPQPHSVNPAAINPGGHEHAIAYVKGDKYYGTKATINLWKPNTQQPNEFSLSQLWVVEDSSSQDVNTIEAGWQVLPYFYGDNNTRLFIYWTSDSYQSTGCYNLVCSGFVQTNNQIALGGSLSPVSAYSGSQYDITILVWKVKTNVSIYLRDPTDGKWWMQLNDSVLGYWPSSLFSYLADSASMIEWGGEVTNTESFGQHTSTQMGSGHFPQEGNGKASYFRNIQVIDGSNNLKAPNGISTLAMYATCYNILSGNNSDWGNYFYYGGPGRNPNCL; encoded by the exons ATGGCAACATGGGTTAGCGGTGAGAGCAGGAGGAAGCGAGTAAGAGTGCTGCTATTCCTGATATCCTTCTACTTGATGCCTCTGATCCCCTTCTCATGCTCTGCTGCTGAGATGCCCATTTCCCGTCACAAGCTCGAAGTTCAGAACCACTTGAAACGCCTCAACAAGCCCGCCGTTAAAAGTATTAAG AGCCCAGATGGAGATATCATTGATTGCGTCCATGCTTCTAATCAACCTGCATTCGACCATCCTTCTCTCAAAAACCATACAATTCAG ATGAGACCAAGCTTTCATCCAGAAGGGCTTTTCGACAAAAACAAAGCCACTACCAAGTCCGAACAAAGTTCAAACTCCATTACTCAGCTGTGGCATTTTAGTGGAAGATGCCCTGAAGGAACCATACCCATCAGAAGAACAACCAAAGATGATATTCTAAGGGCAAGCTCAGTCGAAAGATTCGGAATGAAGAAGCACACAACAATCCCTCAACCCCATTCTGTGAATCCTGCCGCGATAAATCCAGGTGGTCATGAG CATGCAATAGCCTACGTTAAAGGGGACAAGTATTACGGAACAAAAGCAACCATTAACTTGTGGAAACCCAATACCCAACAGCCTAATGAGTTCAGCTTATCTCAGCTCTGGGTCGTGGAAGATTCTTCTAGTCAAGATGTCAACACCATTGAAGCTGGTTGGCAG GTCTTACCATATTTCTATGGAGACAACAATACGAGACTCTTCATCTACTGGACT AGTGACTCTTATCAATCCACGGGTTGCTACAACCTCGTCTGCTCAGGCTTTGTTCAGACCAACAATCAAATAGCATTGGGTGGAAGCCTCTCTCCTGTGTCTGCGTATAGTGGTTCCCAATATGATATCACTATACTTGTCTGGAAGGTAAAAACCAATGTATCCATCTATCTGAGA GATCCAACGGATGGGAAATGGTGGATGCAATTGAATGATTCTGTGTTAGGCTACTggccttcttccctcttctcgtACTTGGCTGACAGTGCATCCATGATTGAGTGGGGAGGAGAGGTTACAAACACAGAATCATTTGGTCAGCACACATCAACTCAGATGGGTAGTGGGCATTTCCCTCAAGAAGGCAATGGTAAGGCAAGTTATTTCCGGAATATTCAGGTTATTGATGGATCCAATAATCTAAAAGCCCCAAATGGAATCAGCACCTTGGCTATGTATGCCACTTGCTATAATATCCTAAGTGGCAATAATAGTGATTGGGGGAACTACTTCTACTATGGTGGACCTGGCAGAAACCCCAATTGCCTATGA